A window of the Polaribacter batillariae genome harbors these coding sequences:
- the scpA gene encoding methylmalonyl-CoA mutase: MSRKSVENITLKKEVSKPLKSFKHEDFVAGIAPNLRGPYSTMYVKRPWTIRQYAGFSTAEESNAFYRRNLEAGQKGLSVAFDLATHRGYDSDHERVQGDVGKAGVAIDSVEDMKILFDQIPLDKMSVSMTMNGAVLPILAFYIVAAEEQGVSPELLSGTIQNDILKEFMVRNTYIYPPASSMKIIADIFEYTSKKMPKFNSISISGYHMQEAGATAEIELAYTLADGLEYIKKGIEAGMDIDSFAPRLSFFWAIGMDHFTEIAKLRAARMLWAKIVKDFNPKNPKSLALRTHCQTSGWSLTEQDPFNNVARTTIEAMAAAFGGTQSLHTNALDEAIALPTDFSARIARNTQIYLQQETHITKTVDPWAGSYYVEELTEKIANKAWELMQEVAELGGMTKAIEKGIPKMRIEEAAAKKQAKIDSGQDVIVGVNKYQLEKEDPLHILEVDNEAVRNSQIERLEKLKLERNTAEVKKSLVALTEAAKLSLNKKDPDIHQDKNLLDLAVNAARNRATLGEISDALEVVFGRHKAVHKTISGVYSKEIKEDKLFKKAKDLADKFAELEGRRPRIMIAKLGQDGHDRGAKVVATGYADLGFDVDIGPLFQTPQEATKQAVENDVHILGISSLAAGHKTLVPKVIAELKKYEREDIMVIVGGVIPAQDYQFLFDAGAVGVFGPGTKIAQAAIEMLTILIDSVVE, encoded by the coding sequence ATGAGTAGAAAATCAGTAGAAAATATCACGCTAAAAAAAGAGGTGTCTAAACCTTTAAAATCTTTTAAGCACGAAGATTTTGTGGCAGGAATTGCGCCAAATTTACGAGGACCTTACTCCACAATGTATGTTAAAAGACCCTGGACAATAAGACAATATGCAGGTTTTTCAACAGCAGAAGAAAGCAATGCTTTTTATAGAAGAAATTTAGAAGCTGGGCAAAAAGGCTTGTCTGTTGCATTCGATTTGGCAACTCATAGAGGTTACGATTCCGATCACGAACGTGTGCAAGGAGATGTAGGCAAAGCAGGTGTTGCCATAGATTCTGTAGAAGACATGAAAATTTTATTCGACCAAATTCCTTTAGATAAAATGTCGGTTTCCATGACTATGAACGGGGCTGTTTTGCCCATTTTAGCATTTTACATTGTGGCAGCAGAAGAACAAGGAGTTTCGCCAGAATTGTTATCAGGAACGATACAAAACGATATTTTAAAGGAGTTTATGGTGCGCAATACCTACATTTATCCTCCTGCTTCATCTATGAAAATTATTGCAGATATTTTCGAATATACCAGTAAGAAAATGCCAAAATTTAATTCGATTTCTATTTCTGGCTATCACATGCAAGAAGCTGGTGCCACTGCAGAAATTGAATTGGCATACACACTCGCAGACGGATTAGAATACATAAAAAAAGGCATAGAAGCAGGGATGGACATCGATTCTTTCGCACCAAGATTATCGTTCTTTTGGGCCATTGGAATGGATCATTTTACTGAAATCGCAAAATTAAGAGCGGCAAGAATGTTGTGGGCAAAAATTGTAAAAGATTTCAATCCTAAAAATCCAAAATCTTTAGCTTTAAGAACGCATTGTCAAACAAGTGGTTGGAGTTTAACAGAGCAAGATCCATTTAATAATGTTGCCAGAACAACAATCGAAGCCATGGCAGCCGCTTTTGGTGGTACCCAAAGTTTACATACAAATGCATTAGACGAAGCCATTGCATTACCCACAGATTTTTCTGCAAGAATTGCAAGAAATACACAAATATACTTGCAACAAGAAACTCACATTACAAAAACAGTAGATCCTTGGGCTGGAAGTTATTATGTAGAAGAATTAACAGAAAAAATTGCCAATAAAGCTTGGGAATTAATGCAAGAAGTTGCAGAATTGGGAGGCATGACAAAAGCCATCGAAAAAGGAATTCCGAAAATGAGAATTGAGGAAGCTGCAGCAAAAAAACAGGCAAAAATAGATAGTGGACAAGACGTTATTGTGGGGGTAAATAAATATCAATTAGAAAAAGAAGATCCTTTACATATTTTAGAAGTAGATAATGAAGCTGTTCGAAATTCTCAAATCGAACGATTAGAAAAATTAAAATTAGAAAGAAATACTGCTGAAGTTAAAAAATCTTTAGTAGCTTTAACTGAAGCTGCAAAATTGAGTTTAAATAAAAAAGATCCTGATATTCATCAGGATAAAAATTTATTAGATTTGGCTGTAAATGCGGCAAGAAATAGAGCAACTTTAGGAGAAATTTCGGATGCTTTAGAGGTCGTTTTTGGCAGGCACAAAGCAGTTCATAAAACCATATCTGGCGTGTATAGTAAAGAAATAAAAGAAGACAAACTCTTTAAAAAAGCAAAAGATCTAGCAGATAAATTTGCAGAATTAGAAGGAAGACGCCCAAGAATTATGATTGCCAAACTAGGGCAAGATGGGCATGATAGAGGCGCAAAAGTAGTTGCTACGGGTTATGCAGATTTGGGTTTCGATGTAGATATTGGGCCACTTTTTCAAACCCCACAAGAAGCGACAAAACAAGCTGTAGAAAACGATGTGCATATTTTAGGAATCTCTTCTTTGGCTGCCGGACATAAAACTTTAGTGCCAAAAGTTATTGCCGAACTAAAAAAATACGAACGCGAAGACATTATGGTAATTGTGGGTGGGGTAATTCCTGCACAAGACTATCAATTTTTATTTGATGCTGGTGCTGTTGGTGTTTTTGGTCCAGGAACAAAAATCGCACAAGCTGCTATAGAGATGTTAACAATTTTAATTGATAGTGTTGTTGAATAA
- a CDS encoding RagB/SusD family nutrient uptake outer membrane protein, whose translation MKRIIVILITIALTTISCQNELLQEPITNKVSGKFYTNEKELEEAVNAVYASLQFTGNFNTAIPAIGEIPGEDAYDATPANDGGVYGQLDDYNVIPQNGLIGTIWQDAYKGIQRANIVINRIENVTYENNDTKQARIGEMKFIRALYYFNLVRIFGNVPLIIDEVENPQDFFDQKRAATTEVYSQIKADLEDAISKLPTRNDSNKGRVVKSAAYTLLGKVALTLKEYADAKTQLLKVVNTQIFKLIDADKVFAIDNELNEEIIFAVQYASGINTNKEGSDAYRMFNPTSRVVNSLSGAKGHGVLKESFYNLYAATDARKDVYVGKLSSGEAYNNKIAVPTTVITDAGSDWVVLRYADVLLMLAEIENALNNQDQAIFYVNEIRKRAKLTPYTGTKDKNTVFNEIDLQRRLELVWEGHRWFDLLRQERAQTVLGITDINKLLMPIPASQIAASTALTQNPGY comes from the coding sequence ATGAAACGTATTATAGTAATTTTAATCACAATCGCTTTAACCACTATTTCTTGTCAAAACGAATTATTACAAGAACCTATTACCAATAAGGTATCTGGAAAATTTTATACCAATGAAAAAGAATTAGAAGAAGCTGTAAATGCAGTATATGCATCCTTACAATTTACAGGAAATTTTAATACTGCCATTCCTGCAATAGGAGAAATTCCTGGAGAAGATGCATACGATGCAACACCTGCAAACGATGGTGGTGTTTATGGGCAATTAGACGATTACAATGTAATTCCACAAAATGGCTTAATAGGTACTATTTGGCAAGATGCTTACAAAGGCATTCAAAGAGCCAATATTGTTATTAACAGAATAGAAAATGTTACCTACGAAAATAACGATACCAAACAAGCAAGAATTGGAGAAATGAAATTCATTAGAGCTTTATACTACTTTAACTTAGTAAGAATTTTTGGTAATGTTCCTTTAATTATTGATGAAGTTGAAAATCCACAAGACTTTTTCGATCAAAAAAGAGCAGCAACTACAGAAGTTTATTCACAAATTAAAGCAGACTTAGAAGACGCAATTTCTAAATTACCAACTCGTAATGACAGTAACAAAGGTAGAGTCGTAAAATCTGCAGCATATACTTTATTAGGTAAAGTAGCTTTAACCTTAAAAGAATATGCAGATGCAAAAACACAGTTATTAAAAGTCGTAAATACCCAAATTTTTAAATTAATCGATGCAGATAAAGTTTTTGCAATTGATAATGAGTTAAACGAAGAAATTATTTTCGCAGTACAATACGCTTCAGGTATTAATACAAACAAAGAAGGTTCAGACGCCTACAGAATGTTTAATCCAACAAGTAGAGTTGTAAACTCTTTAAGTGGTGCCAAAGGGCATGGTGTGTTAAAAGAATCTTTTTACAATTTATATGCAGCCACAGATGCTCGTAAAGATGTATATGTAGGTAAATTATCTAGTGGCGAAGCCTACAACAATAAAATTGCAGTACCAACTACAGTGATAACAGATGCTGGTAGCGATTGGGTAGTTTTAAGATATGCAGATGTATTGCTAATGCTAGCAGAAATAGAAAATGCATTAAATAACCAAGACCAAGCAATTTTTTATGTAAATGAAATTAGAAAAAGAGCAAAATTAACACCATATACTGGTACAAAAGATAAAAATACTGTTTTTAATGAAATCGATTTGCAAAGAAGATTAGAGCTGGTTTGGGAAGGCCATCGTTGGTTCGACTTGCTACGTCAAGAAAGAGCACAAACGGTCTTAGGAATTACAGATATTAATAAACTATTAATGCCAATTCCAGCAAGTCAAATAGCGGCAAGTACAGCTTTAACTCAAAACCCAGGATATTAA
- a CDS encoding glycerophosphodiester phosphodiesterase family protein — protein sequence MNCKEATPKEENKITAKKVVTINDLITNLQDSKNKDVIVVAHRGDWRNAPENSIQAIKNCIEMGVDMVEIDVQETKDGQLVLMHDKTINRTTTGKGKVTELTWEYLQSLHLLDGIGHETPHKIPTLEEALKVCKDKILVNLDKSYEIFDKCFEVAKKTGTLSQIIIKGNKTKAEVETQFGKYLNKVNFMPIVRLNNPNSKQIINEYLKDKNNIPVAFEFTVPQDTIALIKEFKNIREQGASIWVNSLWPKHNGGHDDEKAALNTKVYDWFLNNHVDIIQTDRPALLLSYLREKGKHQ from the coding sequence ATGAATTGCAAAGAGGCAACCCCAAAAGAAGAGAATAAAATTACAGCAAAAAAAGTAGTTACAATTAACGATTTAATTACGAATTTGCAAGATTCTAAAAATAAAGACGTAATTGTAGTTGCTCACAGAGGAGATTGGCGAAATGCACCAGAAAATTCCATACAAGCCATAAAAAATTGTATAGAAATGGGGGTAGATATGGTAGAAATAGATGTACAAGAAACCAAAGACGGGCAACTCGTTTTAATGCACGACAAAACCATTAACAGAACCACAACAGGTAAAGGAAAGGTAACCGAACTAACTTGGGAATATTTACAGAGTTTACATCTTTTAGACGGAATTGGGCATGAAACTCCGCATAAAATTCCAACATTAGAAGAAGCTTTAAAAGTTTGTAAAGATAAAATTTTAGTAAATTTAGATAAGAGCTACGAAATTTTCGATAAGTGTTTCGAAGTTGCGAAAAAAACCGGAACATTATCTCAAATTATTATCAAAGGAAACAAAACGAAAGCAGAAGTAGAAACTCAGTTTGGTAAATATTTAAACAAAGTTAACTTTATGCCTATTGTTCGTTTAAATAACCCGAATTCTAAACAAATTATAAACGAGTATTTAAAAGATAAAAACAACATTCCTGTAGCATTCGAATTTACTGTACCACAAGATACAATCGCATTAATTAAAGAATTTAAAAACATTCGAGAACAAGGCGCAAGTATTTGGGTAAATTCACTTTGGCCAAAACATAATGGTGGCCATGATGATGAAAAAGCCGCGCTAAATACAAAAGTGTACGACTGGTTTTTAAACAATCACGTAGATATTATTCAAACAGACAGGCCTGCCTTACTCCTTTCTTATTTAAGAGAGAAAGGAAAACATCAATAA
- a CDS encoding glycerophosphodiester phosphodiesterase family protein, giving the protein MKKIIILVFFFATTFYAQEAKVETKATAILKRLKNPSKDYILAVSHRGDWRYAPENSLAAIQRCIDLGVDVVEIDVRLTKDRHMILMHDKTVDRTTNGKGKVSDFTLAEIKKLRLKNACGVKGSIHQIPTLKEVMELAKDKILINLDKVEGETVKEAYAVLKETGTIKQAIFKGRKPAKYMLDKYGDLMKEIIYMPILIDNVTDANKYVEEYNNTISPFAYEVTFPSTSSNNFKQIKYLNSKNITVLTIPLWDDLTAGHTDEKVITEGADAVWGWLINNGANAIMTDRTAMLMDYLRSKNLHD; this is encoded by the coding sequence ATGAAAAAAATTATAATACTTGTATTCTTTTTTGCGACCACTTTTTACGCGCAAGAAGCTAAAGTAGAAACCAAAGCAACTGCCATTTTAAAACGTTTAAAAAACCCTTCAAAAGATTATATTTTAGCAGTTTCACATCGTGGAGATTGGCGTTATGCACCAGAAAATAGCTTGGCAGCCATACAACGTTGTATCGATTTAGGGGTAGATGTTGTAGAAATAGATGTACGTCTTACAAAAGATAGACACATGATTTTAATGCACGATAAAACTGTAGATAGAACCACAAACGGAAAAGGCAAAGTAAGCGATTTTACACTGGCAGAAATTAAAAAATTACGTTTAAAAAATGCCTGCGGTGTAAAAGGTTCTATACATCAAATACCTACTCTAAAAGAAGTTATGGAGTTGGCTAAAGATAAAATTTTAATCAATTTAGATAAAGTAGAAGGTGAAACTGTAAAAGAAGCCTACGCAGTTTTAAAAGAAACAGGTACTATAAAACAAGCTATTTTTAAAGGCCGCAAACCCGCAAAATATATGCTCGATAAATATGGAGATTTAATGAAAGAAATAATTTACATGCCTATTTTAATAGACAATGTTACAGATGCCAATAAGTATGTAGAAGAATACAATAACACGATTTCGCCTTTTGCATACGAAGTTACGTTTCCTTCTACGAGTTCTAATAACTTTAAACAAATTAAATATTTAAATTCAAAAAATATAACTGTATTAACCATTCCTCTTTGGGACGATTTAACAGCTGGTCATACAGATGAAAAAGTAATTACTGAAGGTGCAGATGCTGTTTGGGGATGGTTAATTAACAACGGAGCCAATGCAATTATGACGGATAGAACTGCCATGTTAATGGATTATTTAAGAAGCAAAAATCTTCACGACTAA
- a CDS encoding NAD(P)H-dependent glycerol-3-phosphate dehydrogenase, with amino-acid sequence MKLKVGLLGGGSWGTTVASLTAKNSETTLWARNPETVKEINEHNSNEKYLPNAKLHKGLKASNSIKETVQNADVIVMGIPSQHFRAVLLEAKPYIRPWVPIVSLAKGLEISTKMRMTQIIEELMPGHPAGVLTGPNLAKEIHFGKAAAAVISTADKTIAKKLQTVFSSGLFRVYTNTDVIGSELGGALKNVMAIATGMGDGANAGDNTRSALITRGLSELTRLGIAMGGKRRTFSGLTGLGDLVATCSSSKSRNHHVGFQLGKGKKLEVIIKDMNEVAEGVKTTKVVMELAKDYNVDMPITKEVYKVLYEGNTVFDAFRGLITHEVGSEKEPG; translated from the coding sequence ATGAAACTTAAAGTTGGTTTATTGGGTGGTGGTTCTTGGGGTACTACAGTTGCGTCTTTAACGGCCAAAAATAGCGAAACTACACTTTGGGCAAGAAATCCGGAAACCGTAAAAGAAATTAACGAGCATAATTCCAATGAAAAATATTTACCTAATGCAAAATTGCATAAAGGTTTAAAAGCATCAAACTCTATAAAAGAAACCGTACAAAATGCAGATGTTATTGTTATGGGAATACCATCGCAACATTTTAGAGCTGTATTATTAGAAGCAAAACCATACATAAGACCTTGGGTTCCTATTGTTAGCTTGGCAAAAGGTTTAGAAATTTCTACTAAAATGAGAATGACTCAAATTATTGAAGAACTCATGCCAGGACATCCAGCAGGAGTACTTACAGGACCTAATTTGGCAAAGGAAATTCATTTTGGTAAAGCTGCAGCAGCTGTAATTTCTACTGCAGATAAAACCATTGCAAAAAAATTACAAACCGTTTTTAGTTCTGGTTTGTTTAGAGTTTATACAAATACAGATGTAATTGGAAGCGAATTGGGTGGTGCTTTAAAAAATGTTATGGCAATTGCCACAGGAATGGGTGATGGAGCAAATGCTGGTGATAATACGCGTTCTGCGTTAATTACAAGAGGTTTGTCTGAATTAACAAGATTGGGTATAGCCATGGGTGGTAAAAGAAGAACTTTTTCTGGGCTAACAGGTTTAGGTGATTTAGTCGCCACTTGCTCTAGCTCAAAAAGTAGAAATCATCATGTAGGTTTTCAATTAGGAAAAGGAAAAAAATTAGAAGTTATTATAAAGGATATGAATGAAGTTGCAGAAGGCGTTAAAACAACAAAAGTAGTTATGGAATTAGCAAAAGATTATAATGTAGATATGCCTATAACCAAAGAGGTTTATAAAGTTTTGTACGAAGGAAATACTGTTTTCGACGCTTTTAGAGGATTAATTACACACGAAGTAGGTTCTGAAAAAGAACCAGGATAG
- a CDS encoding FtsB family cell division protein yields MILKNLKENKIVKILTNIFVLILIPFVIWMLFFDDNSYLVHRKFNKEIEDLENTISFYKTKIKEDKATIKKLQDSLQLERFAREKYLMKKENEDIYIIEFDTIKK; encoded by the coding sequence ATGATTTTAAAGAACTTAAAAGAAAATAAAATTGTAAAAATTCTAACAAATATTTTTGTTTTAATTTTAATTCCGTTTGTAATATGGATGCTTTTTTTTGATGACAACTCTTATTTAGTACATCGTAAATTCAACAAAGAAATAGAAGATTTAGAAAACACCATCTCATTTTATAAAACAAAAATAAAAGAAGACAAAGCTACCATAAAAAAATTACAAGATTCCTTACAATTAGAACGTTTTGCCAGAGAAAAATATCTAATGAAAAAAGAAAACGAAGATATTTATATTATTGAATTCGATACCATAAAAAAATAA
- a CDS encoding methylmalonyl-CoA mutase subunit beta produces the protein MSTFLFDNFNGTSPAAWKQKIQVDLKGADYNETLLWKTNDGLTVRPFYTKEDRNHIKINLPKENFKTCQTIFINDEEKANLFALDSLKRGATALQFVAKSKFDFKAVLKEIQYKKVFIYFKFNFLDDSFTKKISEFVNSKICYFQTDILGNFSESGNWFVNLKEDHKKLESIVNSTENSISVSGDLYQNAGANNIQQLAYTLAHANEYLNHFGASIASKIHFQFSVGGNYFHEIAKLRAFRLLWSSLLNEYNIKEKEDVHLFVQPSLRNKTLYDYNVNMLRTTCECMSAILGGANTIANISYNAIYAKQDEFGERIARNQLLILQEESGLKNAQNFANGVYYIESLTQQIAEKALIIFKQIEKGGGFLKQLKEGNIQRKIKESAVKEEKQFAKKELILLGTNLQANKQDFMKSKLEIDPFLKQRNIKTLIAPLIRKRLSENHEKQRLKNESNF, from the coding sequence ATGAGCACATTTTTATTTGACAATTTTAATGGAACTTCGCCAGCTGCTTGGAAACAAAAAATTCAAGTAGATTTAAAAGGTGCAGATTATAACGAAACATTACTTTGGAAAACAAATGACGGACTTACTGTAAGACCTTTTTACACAAAGGAAGACAGAAACCATATAAAAATTAACTTACCCAAAGAAAATTTTAAAACTTGCCAAACTATTTTTATTAATGATGAAGAAAAAGCCAATCTTTTTGCCTTAGATTCTTTAAAAAGAGGGGCAACTGCACTACAATTTGTGGCAAAATCTAAATTCGATTTTAAAGCTGTACTAAAAGAAATTCAATATAAAAAAGTTTTTATTTATTTTAAATTCAACTTTTTAGACGATTCTTTTACAAAAAAAATATCCGAATTTGTAAATAGCAAAATTTGTTATTTTCAAACAGATATTCTTGGAAATTTTTCAGAAAGTGGTAATTGGTTCGTTAACTTAAAAGAAGATCATAAAAAGCTAGAAAGTATTGTAAATTCTACCGAAAACTCGATTTCTGTTTCTGGAGATTTGTATCAAAATGCGGGGGCAAACAACATTCAGCAACTAGCATATACATTGGCGCATGCGAATGAATATTTAAATCATTTTGGAGCTTCAATCGCCTCTAAAATTCATTTTCAGTTTTCTGTTGGTGGAAATTATTTTCACGAAATCGCCAAATTAAGAGCATTTCGCTTGCTTTGGTCTTCACTTTTAAATGAATATAATATTAAAGAAAAAGAAGATGTTCATTTGTTTGTGCAACCTTCTTTACGCAACAAAACATTGTACGATTACAATGTAAATATGTTACGAACAACCTGCGAATGTATGAGTGCCATTTTGGGTGGTGCAAATACAATTGCCAATATTTCTTACAATGCGATATATGCAAAACAAGATGAATTTGGAGAAAGAATAGCAAGAAACCAATTACTAATTTTACAAGAAGAAAGTGGTTTAAAAAACGCCCAAAATTTTGCAAACGGAGTCTATTATATAGAGTCTCTAACACAACAAATAGCCGAAAAAGCTCTTATTATTTTTAAACAAATAGAAAAAGGTGGTGGCTTTTTAAAACAATTAAAAGAAGGCAATATTCAAAGAAAAATAAAAGAAAGTGCCGTAAAAGAAGAAAAACAATTTGCGAAAAAAGAACTTATTTTATTAGGCACAAACTTACAAGCAAACAAACAAGATTTTATGAAAAGTAAATTAGAAATAGATCCTTTTCTAAAACAAAGAAATATAAAAACATTAATTGCCCCATTAATTAGAAAACGCCTTTCAGAAAATCACGAAAAACAACGATTAAAAAATGAAAGCAATTTTTAA
- the udk gene encoding uridine kinase — protein MLIIGIAGGTGSGKTTVVNQIIKQLPSDEVCVISQDSYYNATDNLTYEERSKINFDHPRAIDFDLIIKHLKALKNGKTINQPVYSFVTHNRTKDVVKIHPRKVVIVEGILILNNKELRDLFDIKIFVHAETDERLIRRLKRDISERGRDLDEVLNRYQTTLKPMHQQFIEPTKNFADLIIPNDKYNTVAIDIVRTVINERL, from the coding sequence ATGCTAATTATTGGAATTGCTGGTGGAACAGGAAGTGGAAAAACAACTGTTGTAAATCAAATAATCAAACAACTACCTTCAGACGAAGTTTGTGTAATTTCGCAAGATTCTTACTACAATGCAACCGATAACTTAACTTACGAAGAACGCTCTAAAATTAATTTCGACCACCCAAGAGCAATTGATTTCGATTTAATTATCAAGCACTTAAAAGCATTAAAAAATGGCAAAACCATCAATCAACCTGTATATTCTTTTGTAACGCACAATAGAACCAAAGATGTTGTAAAAATACACCCAAGAAAAGTAGTAATTGTAGAAGGCATTCTTATTTTAAATAATAAAGAATTAAGAGATTTGTTCGATATTAAAATTTTCGTACATGCAGAAACAGACGAGCGTTTAATAAGAAGATTAAAAAGAGACATTTCTGAAAGAGGTAGAGATTTAGACGAAGTTTTAAACCGATATCAAACAACTTTAAAACCGATGCATCAACAATTTATAGAGCCAACAAAAAACTTTGCAGACCTTATAATACCTAATGATAAATACAATACTGTTGCCATAGATATCGTTAGAACAGTTATAAACGAACGATTGTAA